From the Candidatus Krumholzibacteriota bacterium genome, one window contains:
- a CDS encoding transglutaminase domain-containing protein, with amino-acid sequence MKALHFLLILMFIPAGAIAGIGDVESEMALPSSCVTGIAFDGDNIWTADRKTDRIYCINYESGEVTKSFDGPGYFMTGLAWDGEFLWVADMDFTNTSTEAYSGKIYKIDPETGKSLGVINTPTPDPRGLAHDGEYLWFSDNSKNSITCISPEDGTTIISFKSPSQDPRGLAWDGEYLWIADRSKDEVYRVDTNTGSVIMILPAPGPYPWGLSWADSKLLVSDYQTDLISTMTVFGDSKFRRSEERYSNIEFTQDIINFGPGRVEDLNVYLAVPRDRATQEIIDISYGQKQDDFHTDRWGQKVALFNRPTLDPQERFTCVMKVKAKIYDVSYYLFPEKVGSLEDIPEEISKSFLENNDKYRLEDPAIQKAVKEALDGEENPYWIARKIFDYLRDNLFYKRVGGWDIAPTIIKRGSGSCSEYAFLYIAMCRAAGIPARYSGAVVVRGEDACYDYVYHRWCEVFLPGYGWIPVDPSGGDQPWPRDQALYFGHLSNRFLITTEGGGASKYLNWDYNSYETYSADGPVQLRMEKIAEWDTAE; translated from the coding sequence ATGAAAGCCCTGCATTTTCTTCTTATTCTGATGTTCATTCCGGCGGGCGCGATCGCCGGAATCGGGGATGTAGAAAGTGAAATGGCACTTCCCTCGTCATGTGTGACGGGTATCGCTTTCGACGGCGATAATATCTGGACCGCCGACCGTAAGACAGACAGAATCTACTGCATCAATTATGAGAGCGGTGAAGTGACAAAATCTTTCGACGGCCCCGGTTATTTTATGACGGGCCTCGCCTGGGACGGAGAATTTCTCTGGGTTGCCGATATGGACTTTACCAACACATCGACAGAAGCTTATTCAGGTAAAATATACAAAATAGACCCTGAAACCGGAAAAAGCCTCGGTGTAATAAACACTCCGACGCCGGATCCGAGGGGCCTGGCCCACGATGGTGAATACCTGTGGTTTTCCGACAACAGCAAGAACAGCATAACTTGCATAAGTCCCGAGGATGGAACGACCATTATATCATTCAAATCCCCGTCTCAAGACCCGCGCGGACTTGCCTGGGACGGCGAATACCTCTGGATAGCGGATAGATCGAAGGATGAAGTTTACAGGGTGGATACTAATACAGGTTCGGTCATAATGATACTCCCTGCTCCCGGACCATACCCATGGGGGCTTTCCTGGGCGGATTCAAAACTTCTTGTTTCTGACTACCAGACAGATCTTATCTCGACAATGACTGTATTTGGAGATTCTAAGTTCAGACGCTCTGAGGAAAGATACTCGAATATCGAATTTACTCAGGATATTATAAATTTCGGTCCGGGAAGAGTTGAAGACCTTAACGTTTACCTCGCCGTTCCAAGAGACCGGGCTACACAGGAGATCATTGATATTTCCTACGGTCAAAAGCAGGATGATTTTCACACCGACCGCTGGGGTCAGAAGGTGGCGCTTTTCAATCGCCCAACTCTTGATCCTCAGGAGCGTTTTACCTGTGTGATGAAAGTCAAGGCGAAAATATACGATGTAAGTTATTACCTTTTCCCCGAAAAGGTTGGATCTCTCGAGGATATACCTGAGGAAATAAGCAAGAGTTTCCTGGAAAACAATGATAAGTACAGACTGGAAGATCCAGCGATACAGAAAGCCGTGAAAGAGGCTCTGGACGGGGAAGAGAATCCCTACTGGATCGCTAGGAAGATATTCGATTACCTGCGTGATAACCTCTTCTATAAAAGGGTAGGAGGATGGGATATCGCCCCTACGATAATCAAGCGGGGATCCGGGTCATGCTCTGAATACGCCTTTCTCTATATTGCGATGTGCAGAGCCGCGGGAATTCCGGCCAGATATTCCGGAGCTGTAGTAGTGCGCGGAGAAGACGCGTGCTACGACTACGTCTATCACAGATGGTGCGAAGTATTCCTTCCGGGGTACGGATGGATTCCCGTAGACCCAAGCGGCGGGGATCAACCCTGGCCGCGCGATCAGGCTCTCTACTTCGGTCATCTGTCCAACCGTTTCCTTATTACTACCGAAGGCGGCGGCGCGTCGAAATACTTAAACTGGGATTACAACTCATACGAAACTTACAGCGCCGACGGACCGGTTCAGCTCCGGATGGAGAAGATAGCGGAATGGGATACGGCTGAGTAA
- the tsaA gene encoding tRNA (N6-threonylcarbamoyladenosine(37)-N6)-methyltransferase TrmO: MKEGNLLINLEPIGYLRSKHKEVPNHCSISDLEGELVIAPEYTEGLSSIEPGDKIAVIFNFHKSPPFKSEKLKQKPPHRDKKKGVFSICSPKRPNPLGLSVLEVISREKNVLRVSGIDMLDGTPILDIKPYIAP; the protein is encoded by the coding sequence ATGAAGGAAGGTAATCTATTGATCAACCTCGAACCTATAGGATATCTAAGGAGCAAGCACAAAGAAGTTCCAAACCACTGCAGTATTTCAGATCTGGAGGGCGAACTGGTGATCGCCCCCGAATACACGGAAGGATTGTCAAGCATCGAACCGGGAGATAAAATAGCGGTTATTTTCAACTTCCACAAAAGTCCACCGTTTAAGAGCGAAAAACTGAAGCAGAAACCTCCGCACAGAGATAAAAAAAAAGGGGTGTTCAGTATATGCTCTCCCAAGAGGCCTAACCCTTTAGGCCTTTCTGTCTTAGAAGTTATCAGCAGAGAAAAGAATGTACTCCGTGTTTCGGGGATCGATATGCTGGACGGTACTCCCATACTGGATATAAAACCCTATATTGCCCCTTAA
- a CDS encoding TerB family tellurite resistance protein: protein MTWYGKLTFGSLGLFIGGPLGAIAGAALGHHFVDKKMTAGRSPAYRQSEQAKAAFFVSVFSILGKLAKTDGIVTRDELGVVDNFISSMNISAREENFARKVFNEAKNSRYSIDDFANQLYRINRRNPAVLLSFMDVLFQVAAADGKLHPAEENALGRIRKIFNISNEEYKNLKARYFEDVDKYYKILGCNRSSSDKEIKTSYRKLVKDFHPDTIVSKGLPEEFIDFATRRFEEIQTAYEKIKKERGF from the coding sequence ATGACCTGGTACGGAAAACTCACATTCGGTTCACTCGGCCTCTTCATAGGTGGTCCCCTGGGAGCTATTGCCGGAGCAGCCCTGGGCCATCACTTTGTAGACAAAAAGATGACCGCAGGCCGCTCTCCGGCTTACAGGCAATCTGAACAGGCAAAAGCCGCTTTTTTCGTCAGCGTTTTCTCCATACTTGGCAAACTTGCTAAAACAGACGGAATTGTAACAAGAGATGAGCTTGGTGTTGTAGATAATTTTATAAGCAGCATGAATATATCCGCGAGAGAGGAAAACTTTGCCAGAAAGGTCTTCAACGAAGCTAAAAACTCGAGGTATTCAATTGACGATTTCGCCAACCAGCTTTACCGGATTAACCGGCGGAATCCCGCAGTTCTCTTATCTTTTATGGACGTTCTTTTTCAGGTTGCCGCAGCGGACGGCAAACTTCACCCCGCAGAGGAGAACGCCCTCGGCAGAATAAGAAAGATATTCAATATAAGCAATGAAGAGTATAAAAATCTGAAAGCCCGTTATTTTGAGGATGTAGATAAGTACTACAAAATTCTAGGCTGCAACAGGTCCAGCTCTGATAAAGAGATAAAAACAAGCTATAGAAAACTCGTGAAAGATTTCCATCCGGATACAATAGTTTCCAAAGGCCTTCCGGAAGAATTCATCGATTTTGCCACAAGGCGTTTTGAAGAAATCCAGACAGCGTATGAAAAGATAAAGAAGGAACGCGGCTTCTAG
- a CDS encoding protein kinase encodes MEREYKLPARYIKLATLGKGAAGKVFKVKDTISGNIIALKILNNLKTNSAKTLANEFKTLSSLDHTGLIKVCDFGILQNNIPYFTMELINGRDLRSFISQNKNLYLLPDILEQIINALSYLHKKNILHGDIKPENIMLINNKTGQITVKLLDFGLASASSTIRKSISGTPRFLAPKILKNAKYSESSDLYALGMTLIESITGIKAPIASNIRNNFYEENYKLLSGHLSAAGVKNAFSLSLFILDLCRIDRDERISDSKEALQETWLLASKKEHSKIKLNENILVGRDKELEEIDTFLSDDKFNGKTLILEGKRGVGKKKLLAECVKKEQLAGQFVFDLSGDLYSDNSFDRFIETLSENLSSIDKRKLISSHKKILSSIAERNKSGKTVKEDSSVIIYDNIIQFIHKLSIKQPVLICIPDINRFSADFLRFTNHLVYETDFLGSRTRVIISKSTDISISRIYRETYQEITALEPTSSLNINPLGKTHIKQLAHELLGDNTFNDKEIRELHERTDGIPLFLIEVLKQLASEGIIEHFGGATRLNRIAYKEYRLPETLKETAAASYRRLTRKEKNILQAAAFFEKRISVEKLSELLSKTKEDITQSIQILTGKKILHLEKGYIEFNQSIFKEFIRAKTSWKKRVSLNSEIGRMLEGDKSTNSVQLAKHFIYGRVPDKALKYGLLAAGELKERYEIYDCLDLLAKLKKLIKNKGNSRQLYSVLELIAPIELQAGLTQHAIDDFERLIELGSSDTQKAEYYKELGIIYSDYLGKERKPKKLFDKALELAVRAKNKKLQSEILLNLSELTEDRRLAITNKAARIAKGTDINTYAIALSKYLYHEKIGGNEEKTIDIIKELEPLINSVDTYTRKKILSRLSSFYFFSGDYDKIKKYLDIKLKMDNQTNDGLNKILSLRMLGGINYINGEFHEAINILKEITEVAGKYKALLPFLTNISNLALMYYSLAEYNKAMLSLNEGIRIIKEYRIKQVYHRFTGKFCLIYHTLGNEKENDFQKYYKKTKENALRFNNTIQFGISQLYKTRFYSQRLQCGKTVKYIQKALKSFRKTNDRDDIVDALITLSMINLEEGKHTEAAGNLKEARAIFNEIHCRYLEPSLLLAEGGLARKNQTQKAEKILKAGLKLSKKMGTRETTWQLYRQLALYYRANGQINETISNYRNSIETIRQITESIEGDKLKTSYLSVPFRKRVFDEIRELKNQ; translated from the coding sequence ATGGAGAGAGAATATAAACTGCCGGCAAGATACATAAAATTGGCCACGCTCGGGAAAGGCGCCGCAGGGAAAGTATTTAAGGTAAAGGATACTATCAGCGGCAATATTATTGCTCTGAAAATATTAAACAATCTGAAAACAAACTCTGCAAAGACACTTGCCAACGAATTTAAGACACTCTCTTCACTTGATCACACGGGGCTTATAAAAGTGTGTGATTTCGGAATCCTTCAAAACAACATCCCGTACTTTACGATGGAACTCATAAATGGAAGAGATCTTAGAAGTTTCATTTCTCAAAATAAAAATTTGTATCTCTTACCTGATATTCTAGAACAGATAATCAACGCCCTGTCATACCTTCACAAAAAAAATATACTCCACGGTGATATAAAACCTGAAAATATTATGTTAATAAATAATAAAACAGGACAAATAACTGTTAAACTACTCGACTTCGGACTCGCCTCAGCTTCTTCCACAATAAGAAAGAGTATAAGCGGTACACCGCGATTTTTAGCTCCGAAAATTCTAAAAAATGCTAAATACTCTGAAAGCTCAGATCTATATGCTCTCGGCATGACTCTGATTGAATCTATAACGGGAATAAAAGCTCCAATCGCTTCAAATATCAGAAATAATTTCTACGAAGAAAATTATAAACTGCTCTCCGGACATCTTTCCGCCGCCGGTGTCAAGAACGCCTTCTCTCTCTCTTTATTCATTCTTGACCTATGCAGAATAGACCGGGATGAACGAATTTCTGATTCAAAGGAAGCCCTCCAGGAAACATGGCTCCTTGCAAGTAAAAAGGAACATAGCAAGATCAAACTTAACGAAAATATTCTTGTTGGAAGAGACAAGGAACTTGAAGAAATTGATACCTTCTTAAGTGACGATAAGTTTAATGGGAAAACGCTTATCCTTGAAGGAAAGAGAGGGGTTGGTAAAAAGAAATTATTAGCAGAATGCGTTAAGAAAGAGCAACTGGCAGGGCAGTTTGTCTTTGATCTATCAGGCGATCTATATTCCGATAATTCATTCGATAGATTCATAGAAACCCTCTCGGAAAATCTTTCTTCTATAGATAAGAGAAAACTCATATCTAGCCATAAGAAAATACTAAGTTCAATAGCTGAAAGGAATAAAAGCGGCAAAACAGTTAAGGAAGACAGCTCCGTTATTATCTATGATAATATTATACAGTTTATTCATAAACTGTCTATAAAACAACCTGTTCTGATCTGCATTCCGGATATCAACCGTTTCAGCGCTGATTTTCTTCGTTTCACTAATCATCTCGTATATGAAACTGATTTTCTTGGCTCAAGAACAAGAGTTATCATTTCAAAAAGTACAGACATTTCCATATCCAGGATATACAGGGAAACATATCAAGAAATTACAGCTTTGGAGCCAACTTCATCTTTGAATATAAATCCTCTTGGCAAAACCCATATTAAGCAGCTTGCGCATGAACTCCTTGGTGATAATACATTTAATGACAAAGAAATCAGGGAACTCCATGAACGAACAGATGGTATTCCACTGTTTCTAATAGAAGTATTAAAACAGCTAGCCTCGGAAGGGATTATAGAACATTTCGGAGGCGCCACGCGGCTAAACAGAATTGCCTATAAAGAATACCGGCTGCCTGAAACCCTTAAAGAGACAGCCGCCGCATCTTACAGAAGACTGACAAGAAAAGAGAAGAATATTCTTCAGGCAGCAGCTTTCTTTGAAAAGAGAATTTCAGTAGAAAAACTGTCTGAACTGTTATCGAAAACGAAAGAAGATATAACCCAGTCAATACAAATCCTGACCGGGAAAAAGATTCTACATCTGGAAAAAGGCTATATTGAGTTTAATCAATCGATATTCAAAGAATTTATACGGGCAAAGACATCCTGGAAGAAAAGAGTCAGCCTGAATAGCGAGATAGGACGAATGCTTGAGGGAGATAAATCGACAAATTCAGTCCAACTCGCGAAACACTTTATATACGGGAGGGTGCCGGATAAAGCTCTAAAATACGGTCTTCTGGCCGCGGGTGAATTAAAAGAAAGATATGAAATCTATGATTGTCTCGACCTTCTTGCAAAACTGAAGAAACTGATAAAAAATAAGGGGAACAGCAGACAACTGTATTCAGTGCTGGAGCTTATCGCCCCGATTGAACTTCAGGCCGGGTTAACGCAGCATGCTATAGATGATTTTGAAAGACTTATCGAACTTGGCTCCTCCGACACACAGAAAGCTGAATATTATAAGGAACTTGGTATAATTTATTCCGACTATCTGGGTAAAGAAAGAAAACCTAAAAAGCTGTTTGATAAAGCTCTAGAATTAGCAGTCCGCGCTAAGAATAAAAAACTACAGAGTGAAATACTGCTTAATCTTTCGGAATTAACTGAAGATAGAAGACTGGCAATTACAAATAAAGCTGCAAGAATAGCTAAGGGTACTGATATTAATACATACGCCATTGCTCTTTCTAAATATCTCTATCATGAGAAAATCGGAGGTAACGAAGAGAAAACTATTGACATTATAAAAGAATTAGAACCATTAATAAACTCGGTTGATACATATACAAGAAAAAAGATACTATCCCGTCTATCTTCATTCTATTTTTTCAGCGGAGATTATGATAAAATAAAAAAATATCTTGATATTAAACTTAAAATGGATAACCAAACTAATGACGGCTTAAATAAAATTCTTAGTTTAAGGATGCTCGGAGGAATCAATTATATAAACGGGGAATTCCATGAGGCAATAAATATTCTTAAAGAAATTACCGAAGTTGCCGGTAAGTATAAGGCATTATTACCATTTCTGACTAATATATCCAATCTAGCCCTTATGTATTACTCATTGGCAGAATATAACAAGGCCATGTTATCGCTCAATGAAGGAATAAGGATAATAAAAGAATACAGAATTAAACAAGTTTACCACCGATTTACAGGAAAGTTCTGTTTGATTTATCACACTCTCGGAAATGAAAAAGAAAATGATTTCCAGAAGTATTACAAAAAAACAAAAGAAAATGCTTTAAGATTTAATAATACAATACAATTCGGGATTTCACAACTATACAAAACACGCTTTTACTCCCAGCGGCTTCAATGCGGCAAAACTGTCAAATACATACAAAAAGCCCTCAAATCTTTCCGCAAAACAAACGACAGAGACGATATCGTAGACGCGTTAATAACACTCAGCATGATTAACCTTGAAGAAGGTAAACACACAGAAGCAGCCGGGAACCTGAAAGAAGCCCGTGCTATCTTTAACGAAATCCACTGCAGATATTTAGAACCGTCCCTCCTTCTCGCCGAGGGCGGGCTTGCCCGGAAAAATCAAACACAAAAAGCCGAAAAGATACTCAAAGCGGGACTCAAATTGAGCAAGAAAATGGGAACAAGAGAAACCACCTGGCAGTTATACCGCCAGCTAGCTCTCTACTACAGAGCAAACGGCCAAATTAACGAGACCATCTCAAACTATCGTAATTCCATTGAAACAATAAGACAGATAACAGAATCTATCGAAGGGGATAAACTTAAAACAAGCTACCTGTCTGTGCCATTTAGGAAAAGGGTATTTGATGAGATAAGAGAACTTAAAAATCAATAA
- a CDS encoding sigma-54 dependent transcriptional regulator, translating to MDLVVDIINPGKDSPIATDCAEAGWKVKEFPSIEDFTASKRKTFAPLLILSVPESWQKEQRTEAAAAITDWHDQYSKSQILLLLPDNYRKSDIAAIEFSARHILFKPYSRKDLHQLLVQIAQGVGKREKKQTIDKINRKPEGFQNIIGVSRPILDVIDTAKKVASSESTSIMITGENGTGKGAIAKAIHTSSLRKDGPFIEINCAAIPRNLLETEFFGHEMGAFTDAKERKIGLFECANGGTVFLDEIGEIDYRLQAKLLKFLDSRTIRRVSGTQFLPVDLRIISATNRNLKKDVQNKRFRADLFYRLNVVEISLPPLRDRIEDIEPIARYYAGQFSTRLKKGEIALTDEAVEILKRYSWPGNIRELINIIERAVLLNTGGQIRAEDLPLKTEKKERTIDITQEKGTIKIDLPPGGTPMREIEKATIIAALRQTRGNVTAAARLLELERGTIRYKMKKHGIDPSEIKENSRNGQYAPVSVSG from the coding sequence ATGGATCTTGTTGTTGATATTATAAACCCCGGTAAGGATAGTCCTATTGCTACGGACTGCGCCGAGGCCGGATGGAAAGTTAAGGAATTTCCCTCTATAGAAGATTTTACCGCCTCTAAAAGAAAGACCTTCGCGCCGTTGTTGATCCTATCTGTCCCTGAATCATGGCAAAAGGAGCAGCGGACTGAAGCAGCCGCAGCCATTACAGACTGGCATGATCAATATTCAAAAAGTCAGATCCTTCTTCTTTTACCCGACAACTACAGGAAAAGCGACATAGCTGCCATTGAATTCAGCGCCCGCCATATTCTGTTCAAACCGTACAGCAGGAAAGACCTCCACCAACTTCTTGTGCAGATAGCCCAGGGTGTCGGAAAACGGGAGAAAAAACAGACTATTGATAAAATCAACAGAAAACCTGAAGGTTTTCAGAATATCATAGGCGTCAGCAGGCCGATCCTGGATGTAATAGATACCGCTAAGAAAGTCGCTTCAAGTGAAAGCACTTCAATTATGATAACCGGTGAAAACGGGACGGGCAAAGGCGCCATCGCCAAAGCGATACACACGTCGAGCCTCAGGAAGGACGGCCCCTTCATAGAAATAAACTGCGCGGCGATCCCCCGCAATCTTCTCGAAACTGAATTCTTCGGGCATGAAATGGGGGCTTTTACAGACGCGAAAGAAAGAAAGATCGGTCTGTTCGAATGCGCTAACGGAGGGACGGTATTCCTCGATGAGATAGGAGAAATCGATTACAGACTCCAGGCAAAACTCCTTAAATTCCTCGACTCCAGGACAATAAGAAGAGTCAGCGGCACTCAGTTTCTTCCCGTTGACCTTCGGATTATATCGGCTACGAATAGAAACCTGAAAAAGGATGTACAGAATAAACGATTCAGAGCGGACCTGTTCTACAGGCTGAATGTGGTAGAAATATCTCTTCCTCCTCTGAGGGACAGAATAGAGGACATCGAACCGATAGCCAGATATTACGCAGGGCAGTTCTCAACCCGCCTTAAAAAAGGGGAAATTGCTTTAACAGATGAAGCTGTTGAAATCCTCAAACGATACAGCTGGCCGGGTAATATCCGTGAATTAATAAATATTATCGAAAGAGCCGTACTGCTGAATACAGGCGGACAGATCAGAGCGGAAGACCTTCCCTTAAAGACAGAAAAGAAAGAAAGAACTATAGACATCACTCAAGAGAAGGGAACTATAAAGATCGATCTTCCGCCTGGAGGAACACCTATGAGAGAGATAGAGAAAGCGACTATTATTGCCGCTCTGAGGCAAACCCGCGGCAATGTAACCGCTGCAGCCAGGCTTCTTGAGTTAGAACGGGGAACTATAAGGTATAAGATGAAAAAACACGGAATAGACCCGTCAGAAATAAAGGAAAACTCCAGAAACGGTCAATATGCGCCTGTTTCTGTATCTGGTTGA
- a CDS encoding PqqD family protein has protein sequence MKPEKEINKKEVNLLKLIPERQIEYSTGEDGIVTLLALKFKNRFLVKYLLPRFKNRFFKYKLDKIGSFVWLMCDGEKRVEEIGDLMKEEFGEEAEPLLDRLGLFLSHLEKSGYISFTNVEK, from the coding sequence ATGAAACCAGAAAAAGAGATAAATAAAAAAGAAGTCAATCTTCTCAAACTCATTCCGGAAAGACAAATAGAATACAGCACGGGAGAGGACGGGATTGTAACTCTGCTCGCGTTAAAATTTAAGAACAGGTTTCTTGTTAAATATCTGTTGCCGAGATTTAAAAATCGCTTCTTCAAATATAAACTCGATAAGATAGGGAGTTTTGTATGGTTGATGTGTGACGGGGAGAAAAGGGTCGAAGAAATAGGGGACCTGATGAAAGAAGAATTCGGAGAGGAAGCAGAACCCCTCCTCGACAGACTGGGGCTGTTCCTCAGCCACCTTGAAAAGTCCGGTTATATATCTTTTACAAATGTTGAAAAATAA
- a CDS encoding sigma-54 dependent transcriptional regulator, translating into MDANRVMGEIVRRLCVVCGASAALFTISRSVEERKVILFRERYESKDECYGGILLDRGLERNAVQSLLFSASQIGRNIEGKMVSPQKRPFSFSYNPGRFSAVPGLPPRWRVSVRGGAPLVFRGIADDLDVEISLEIGRERRTADKGWENSDHRFCFNLIEKVLPLLHVKDTEANIPFVRTDKKKLFDPPIIGNSEIIRSLKQQIQKIAPSELSVLIEGESGTGKEVIARNIHRLSGRASGPLVTVNCMEVQPSLLRSELFGHARGAFTGAVGERAGLVESAGGGTFFLDEIGEMPANLQAALLRVIQEREIRRVGESGRRKIDVRFIFATNRNLSKLVEEGGFRADLFYRVCGTRIVVPPLRERKEDILPLASYFLSIQAEKENARLSRLSASAANRMLSYNWPGNVRELANEMERASVFNGESRIIPEETLSEKLSVKTADKMSDTCKYAKTLPAAIINLEREMISNILEKFDGNRSKSAEVLGISRQGLLNKIKKYRLM; encoded by the coding sequence ATGGACGCGAACAGGGTTATGGGGGAAATTGTACGGAGGCTCTGTGTTGTTTGCGGAGCCTCAGCAGCGCTTTTTACAATTTCACGTTCTGTTGAAGAGAGAAAGGTGATTCTCTTCAGGGAAAGATATGAGTCAAAAGATGAGTGTTACGGAGGTATTCTATTAGACCGGGGGTTAGAACGAAACGCAGTACAGAGTCTTCTTTTTTCTGCCTCTCAAATAGGACGGAACATAGAAGGAAAGATGGTCTCGCCTCAGAAACGCCCATTTTCCTTTTCGTATAACCCTGGGCGGTTCAGCGCTGTTCCTGGTTTGCCGCCCCGCTGGCGCGTATCTGTACGGGGAGGCGCCCCTCTTGTTTTTAGAGGAATAGCAGATGATCTTGATGTCGAAATATCTCTTGAGATCGGCAGAGAGCGCAGGACCGCCGATAAGGGTTGGGAAAATTCTGACCACCGATTCTGTTTCAACCTTATCGAAAAGGTTCTGCCCCTTCTTCATGTAAAGGATACCGAAGCGAATATACCTTTTGTAAGGACTGACAAAAAAAAATTATTCGATCCGCCTATTATTGGAAATTCAGAAATCATCAGATCTCTCAAGCAGCAGATTCAAAAAATAGCCCCGAGTGAACTGTCTGTGCTTATCGAAGGTGAAAGCGGTACTGGAAAGGAGGTAATAGCCCGCAATATTCATAGATTAAGCGGAAGAGCCTCCGGCCCTCTTGTTACGGTAAACTGTATGGAAGTGCAGCCTTCTCTGCTTCGCTCGGAACTCTTTGGACACGCGAGGGGAGCCTTTACGGGGGCGGTAGGGGAAAGAGCCGGGCTAGTTGAAAGCGCTGGGGGAGGTACGTTCTTCCTCGATGAGATAGGAGAGATGCCCGCTAATCTGCAGGCGGCTCTTCTGAGGGTAATTCAGGAAAGAGAGATAAGGAGGGTCGGTGAAAGCGGCAGAAGAAAAATAGATGTGAGGTTTATATTCGCCACGAACAGGAATCTTTCAAAGCTCGTAGAGGAGGGCGGCTTCAGGGCCGATCTGTTCTATCGCGTTTGCGGAACGAGGATAGTGGTCCCGCCGTTACGGGAAAGGAAGGAAGATATTTTACCGCTCGCTTCCTATTTTCTTAGTATACAGGCGGAAAAGGAGAATGCTAGGCTATCCAGGCTTTCAGCATCCGCGGCGAATAGAATGTTGTCCTATAACTGGCCGGGGAATGTAAGAGAACTGGCGAATGAAATGGAAAGAGCTTCTGTATTTAACGGAGAAAGCAGGATTATTCCCGAGGAAACACTTTCAGAAAAATTAAGTGTAAAGACCGCAGATAAAATGTCAGATACCTGTAAATACGCAAAGACACTTCCCGCCGCGATTATTAATCTGGAAAGAGAGATGATTTCGAATATACTGGAGAAGTTCGATGGTAACAGGTCAAAAAGCGCTGAGGTTCTGGGTATTTCCAGACAGGGCCTCTTGAACAAGATAAAGAAATACCGGCTAATGTGA
- a CDS encoding dodecin family protein has translation MSDSVYKVIELVGTSTESWEKAAEAAVMKASKSLRDLRIAEVEKLDMHIEDGKVSAYRARVKVSFKYKGD, from the coding sequence ATGTCCGATAGTGTCTACAAAGTAATAGAATTAGTCGGTACCAGCACAGAATCATGGGAGAAAGCGGCAGAGGCGGCTGTAATGAAGGCTTCAAAATCGCTGAGGGATCTTCGTATTGCTGAAGTTGAAAAGCTGGATATGCATATCGAGGATGGCAAAGTCTCCGCTTACCGCGCGAGAGTAAAAGTGTCTTTCAAATATAAAGGGGACTAA
- the udk gene encoding uridine kinase, protein MRPFVIGISGASCSGKTSIANKLSDMLAGGENVLLRMDNYYYDLSDLESEERASVNFDKPDAVDFELLENHIKELLEGREIVIPAYNFRTHTREGLSRGARCRLSTEGTARSVLIIEGLYALLRESMRRVMDIRVFIEADMDVCLSRRVKRDTRERGRTREGVYRQFYDTVVPMYNKYVLPTREYADLIVDAKEPAELTAGKIISEFNKMIQDAGS, encoded by the coding sequence ATGAGACCGTTTGTTATTGGAATATCGGGAGCCTCCTGCTCAGGCAAAACATCAATCGCGAATAAACTCTCAGATATGCTGGCCGGCGGAGAAAACGTCCTGCTGCGGATGGATAACTATTATTATGATCTTTCCGATCTGGAGTCTGAAGAGAGAGCCTCGGTCAATTTTGATAAACCGGATGCTGTTGATTTTGAACTGCTGGAGAATCATATAAAAGAGCTGCTTGAAGGACGGGAAATAGTTATACCCGCGTATAACTTCAGAACTCATACAAGAGAAGGACTAAGCAGGGGAGCGCGCTGCCGTCTGTCCACTGAAGGCACCGCCCGTTCTGTACTAATTATTGAGGGGCTCTACGCTTTACTTAGAGAATCAATGAGGAGGGTTATGGATATCCGCGTTTTTATCGAAGCCGATATGGATGTTTGCCTTTCCCGCCGGGTAAAGCGTGATACAAGAGAGCGGGGAAGAACCAGAGAAGGTGTTTACAGACAGTTTTATGATACCGTTGTTCCCATGTATAATAAATATGTTCTTCCCACACGGGAGTACGCAGACCTGATAGTTGACGCTAAAGAACCTGCTGAACTGACAGCAGGGAAGATAATATCTGAATTTAATAAGATGATACAGGATGCGGGATCGTAA